Genomic window (Thiosulfatimonas sediminis):
ATCACCATATTACCACCCGTTTTTATTCCGATTTTGGTCTCTTAACAGCCAGCCAAGCGATTGGTCGCGATGCTGCCAAGGTATTCCAACAGCTAACCAGCTTGGGGGAAACCAAAGATTTGGAAGTGTTATTACAGTCCCCGTTTACATTAATGTCCGGCATGCTAGAACGCATTGCACGTGAAGCCGACAACGCCCGCCAGGGTAAACCGGCGCGCATCATTGCCAAAATGAATGGCTTAGAAGAACAGCAGATTATTGACGCACTCTATGAGGCCTCTCAAGCGGGCGTGCGAATCGACTTAATTGTGCGCGGCATTTGCAGTTTACGTCCAGGCGTACCGGGACTCTCAGAAAACATTACTGTTACCTCGATTATCGGACGTTTTTTAGAGCATCACCGCATCTACTACTTTGAAAATAGCAGCGGCAAGCCCGAATTATTCTGTTCCAGTGCCGACTGGATGCGCCGTAACTTGCAGTCGCGCGTCGAAACATGCTTCCCAATTTTAGACCCAAATGTCTTTCAGCAAGTTTATACCGAGGGCTTGGCGATTTATCTGCAAGACAATGTCGGTGCTTGGAAACTGCAAAATGACGGCAGCTACCAACTGGCGACACCAGTCGGCCGCCCTGCCTATAGCGCACAAGACTACTTAGTTGAAAAATACCGTCAATAAGGAATTTAAAGGTCGCTCAGGCATTATCGATAACGACTTAATCGGCCAAGTTTACTACCCCTCAGCGCATTGAGGGGGTAAACTATCGCCTTTGCAGCCGAGCGCTGAGTGTTACGGTCTATTAAAAAGTAAAGCGTTGCTTGCAACTTTCAGACCAAAAGCGTCTGTCAGTCACTCCCCCTCAAGCATCGACTAAAGACCCTATAAAAGAGCAGAGAGAATCGTCAATGAGTTTTGAAAACCTCAATCTTGCCACGCAATTAAACGTCATCAATCGCCAGCAGTTGGGCATTCCAGAACTGGATGAAGAAGAAATGTACGCCGCGATTGACTTGGGGTCCAACAGCTTTCACATGATTATTGCGCGCCAAGCACACGGCCAAATGCAGGTGGTCGATAAGCACAAAGAAATGGTACGTTTACGTTCTGGCTTAGACAAAAAAGGGTACTTAAACGAAGAGGCTTTTAGCAGCGGCATCGCTTGTCTGGAGCGTTTTGGACAACGCATTAAAGGGATTAAGCTGCAAAACATCCGCGCCGTCGGCACCAACACCTTACGCAACGCCAAAAACAGCCGTGAATTTCTGTTGCAAGCGCGCCAAGCCTTAGGCACCAATATTCAAATCATCTCTGGTCAAGAAGAAGCCCGCCTGATTTATCTGGGGGTCACACTAGGGATGCCAAAAAGCGATGAACAGCGCTTAGTAATGGACATCGGCGGCGGCAGCACCGAATACATAATCGGAAAACGCAACCAACATCATCACTTAACCAGTACCGAAATGGGTTGCGTCAGTATCACCGAAAAGTTTTTCGCCAATGAACAAATTAATGCCGATAATTTTCGTGCCGCAATCGATGCCAGCCGTAATATTTTACGCCCGCACCGTCAACAATTGATTAGCTACTCTTGGGATAGCGCGATTGGCGCCTCCGGCACGATTAAATCGATCGGGCAGATTCTAGAACAAAATCAATGGTCAGAAGGTGGTATTACCTTGGCGGGTATGCAGACTTTCAAACAGGCCTTAATTGACGCAGGCAACAGCGAACACGCTAAAATTAACGGCTTAAAAGATGAACGCCGCCCCGTGATTTGCGGTGGTCTGGCCATTCTGATTGCCACTTTTATTGAGTTAAATATTACAACAATGCAAGTTTCCATCAATGCCCTACGCGAAGGGCTGATTTTCGATACCCTTGGCCGCTTACACGCGGATGATGTCCGTAATGTCAGTGTGCAAGCGATGCAAAAATGGATGAAAGTAGACGAGAAACAAGCGGATGCCGTCTTTACCACTGCACTGCATTTGTTTAAACAAGCTCATAACGTCTGGGGCTTGCATTCCGAAAGCATTGATTACCAAAGTTTATTGCGTTGGGCATCGCAACTGCACGAATGCGGCATTGCCATCAGCTATAAACGCTATCGTAATCACAGCGCGTATCTAGTCGAGCAATCCGATATGGCCGGTTTTGATCAGCAAGAAAAACAGATTCTTAGCGCCATGCTTCTCAATCACCGTGGCAAATTTTCCAGCAAAGCACTGGAAAACATCGATAAAGACATAGGCCAACAAATCTTGTATTTAAGCGTCTTACTGCGCTTAGCGGTACGAGTCCACCGTGGACGCGATCTCGAAAAAATCGAACCTGAATTACAAATCACCACCCATGACGATGGCACCGATTTAACGCTGATATTTGCCGATAAATGGCTAGAAGAACACCCATTGAGTCAATTGGATTTGGAGTCTGAAGCAAAACGCTTGGCAGCCATCGGCTTTAACCTCAGCTTTAAATAACGCTTCTGGTATCCGGCCAAAAATTTCCGAACACAGCACAATTTAGCTCTTCAAAGCGCTTATAACGGCTAGGTGTGCAGTCCGAGGCTAAAGTCTGTTCTGCGACTGACTAATACACATCCATCTGGATGCGCCGTGCCTTACGCTGGGCTTGCCAGTGTTCGGCTGCTTGTTCGACGCTTAAACCTAATTCGTCCATAAACCATTGTTGCCAAAGCTGCTCAAGTGCCGGAACCAAGTTTTGCTGACTGCCGCAAACATACAAAATCGCCCCTGCTTGCCACTTTTGCCACAGCAAGCCACGCTGTTCGCGCAAGGCATCTTGCACATAACGCTTCTGCGCTTGGTCACGAGAAAAGGTCATAAACAGACGTAAATGACCGGCGGCTTGAGCGGCTTCTAATTGCGCGCAACACAAACACGCATGAGCGCGTTGCGTCTCACCAAAAAAAAGTAAATTATCCTCCGCATTTTGACGATTCCGCTGCTCAATAAAACCTAAAAACGGCGCTAAACCGGTGCCCGCGGCGACCATAATAATCGGTGTCTGCGGTTCAGGCGGTAACTTAAACAATGGATTGGCTTTAAATTCGACATCAATCCATTCACCAACGGATAAATCCGCCAAGTAATTTGACGCCACCCCAGCCTTGGCACGCCCAGCATAATGATATTGCAGCGCTTTAAACAAAATTTTGACCTGCTGCGTATCCGCAGAGGCTATCGAATAATACCGCGGCGCCAAAGGAGAGAGCCAACTGAGAAAATCCGCACCCAGCTGAGCCATCGGCGCAAAGGCGGTTAATAAATCCAAAATGTCTCGGCCGTAGGCATACTCGATCATCGCTTGACGCCCATCCCAGTTTCCCAACTGTAACTGACGCTGCATTTTATTCAAAATTGCCGGGTTGAGTTGCGTGATTTCCAGATGATGCAAAAGAGCCTGTCGAACACTTACCTCGCCAACCTTGCGCAGTTCTATCACTTCCCCGCCTTGCAAACCCAATTGCTGCAATATGTCCGCCACCAAAGAAGCAGGATTACTGGCTTGCACCGCCAACCAGTCACCGGTTTGATAGGGCAAATCGCCACAATCCGCCGCTTGATAGGTCTGTAAATAGACTTTTTTATACGCGGAATTTGCCGTCAGCAGCTCAGAATGAATCAGTTGTAATTGCATGGAGAACCCTAAAAGAGATTAAACCGCACTGATTTTTTGGAATAGCATAAGCGCAAAGGGTGAAGCAGCCAGGATGGTAATGGCGGAGACCAATCCCGCGACCACACCAATACCCACGTGCATCCACGCACGGTTTTGTTGTAAATGAATGTTGGAAATTTGACGCTCCATGACCGCAAAGACGTCAACCTGCTTTTTTAACAAACCATTCAGTGTATGAATTTGCTTAAAGAGCAACTGTTGTTCTTTTTCAATGTATTGACGTGAACGCTCTGTTTTTCCTTGGGCCTCATTGAGCTGTTGTGCCAACTGACCAACCGACGAATCCATCTGCGATACCAAGTTTTTAATCGCGGATTGATCGTCTTTTAACCAAGCGAAATCTGGTTCAATCATGTCATCATGCATATCGGAAAAGTAATTCACTGTCGGGCCCATTTTTTTCTGGTCACGCTGACGGCGCATTGCCTGTTCCATTAAAACGCTTTTTGAACCCAGTGGTTCAACTTGACGTAAATCGATTGCCATGATGACTTCTCCTACCGATTAATCCAATTCGCGACGCCTGTTATACTGTTTGCCAAAATTATGACAGCCGTCTATTTATAGGCACGATTAAAACATAAATCGTGCCAAAACACAGGAACTGCCTTATGAAGTATATCGGAGCCCATGTCTCTGCCGCCGGTGGCGTGGAAAACGCGCCCTTGCGCGCACATCAAATCGGCGCCACAGCCTTTGCACTATTCACCAAAAATCAACGCCAATGGGCAGCAAAACCGCTCACCCCACAAAGCATTGAATTGTTTAAAGCGCGCTGTGAGGAATATGGCTACGGTGCAGGGCAAATTCTCCCGCACGACAGCTATCTAATCAATCTTGGCCATCCGGACATTGACCAACGCCAAAAATCCTTAGACGCTTTTATCGACGAGTTGCAGCGTTGCGCGCAATTGGGAATCGACCGTTTAAACTTTCATCCCGGTAGTCATTTGCGACAGATTTCCGAAGAACAGTGCTTGGATTTAATTGCCGAGTCACTGAACTTCGCTTTAGATCAGACCGAAGGAGTGATTGCCGTCCTAGAAAACACCGCCGGACAAGGCTCTAATCTAGGCTATCAACACGAACAATTAGCGCATATTATCGACAAGGTTGAAGACAAAAGCCGCATCGGTGTCTGTTTGGATACCTGCCACGCCTATGCTGGTGGTTACGATTTAAAAAACGACTATGTCGGTTTTATACAAGATTTTATTGATGTTGTCGGCCTTGAATATCTTAAAGGAATGCATTTAAACGATTCCAAAGCCAAATTAGGACAGCGATTAGACCGCCACCACTCGTTAGGCCAGGGCGAAATTGGCTGGTCGTGTTTTGCCCAATTAATGCAAGATACCCGTATCGACAATATCCCTATGACCCTTGAAACCATTGACCCAGAAATCTGGCCGCAAGAAATTGCCGAACTAAAACGCCTATCCGGCTATTCGGTAGAAATTTAGTCACTGAAATAGCCAAGCATTTCGACTAGAATAATAAGATTGTTTCAACTCTTTACAACTTGCACCAAGCTTTTCGCTTGGAGTAATATAAATTCAATTACCTAAAGGAAGCCTTTTCCCTCAATGGATAAAAATCAGTTTATTGAATTCGTTATGCAAACCGGTGTGTTAAAGCTTGGCGACTTCACCTTAAAATCGGGGCGTCAAAGCCCTTATTTCTTTAATGCCGGACTGTTCAACACCGGTGCTCAACTTAGCACACTGGCCAACGGCTATGCCGC
Coding sequences:
- the ppx gene encoding exopolyphosphatase codes for the protein MSFENLNLATQLNVINRQQLGIPELDEEEMYAAIDLGSNSFHMIIARQAHGQMQVVDKHKEMVRLRSGLDKKGYLNEEAFSSGIACLERFGQRIKGIKLQNIRAVGTNTLRNAKNSREFLLQARQALGTNIQIISGQEEARLIYLGVTLGMPKSDEQRLVMDIGGGSTEYIIGKRNQHHHLTSTEMGCVSITEKFFANEQINADNFRAAIDASRNILRPHRQQLISYSWDSAIGASGTIKSIGQILEQNQWSEGGITLAGMQTFKQALIDAGNSEHAKINGLKDERRPVICGGLAILIATFIELNITTMQVSINALREGLIFDTLGRLHADDVRNVSVQAMQKWMKVDEKQADAVFTTALHLFKQAHNVWGLHSESIDYQSLLRWASQLHECGIAISYKRYRNHSAYLVEQSDMAGFDQQEKQILSAMLLNHRGKFSSKALENIDKDIGQQILYLSVLLRLAVRVHRGRDLEKIEPELQITTHDDGTDLTLIFADKWLEEHPLSQLDLESEAKRLAAIGFNLSFK
- a CDS encoding NADP oxidoreductase, which translates into the protein MQLQLIHSELLTANSAYKKVYLQTYQAADCGDLPYQTGDWLAVQASNPASLVADILQQLGLQGGEVIELRKVGEVSVRQALLHHLEITQLNPAILNKMQRQLQLGNWDGRQAMIEYAYGRDILDLLTAFAPMAQLGADFLSWLSPLAPRYYSIASADTQQVKILFKALQYHYAGRAKAGVASNYLADLSVGEWIDVEFKANPLFKLPPEPQTPIIMVAAGTGLAPFLGFIEQRNRQNAEDNLLFFGETQRAHACLCCAQLEAAQAAGHLRLFMTFSRDQAQKRYVQDALREQRGLLWQKWQAGAILYVCGSQQNLVPALEQLWQQWFMDELGLSVEQAAEHWQAQRKARRIQMDVY
- the nfo gene encoding deoxyribonuclease IV, coding for MKYIGAHVSAAGGVENAPLRAHQIGATAFALFTKNQRQWAAKPLTPQSIELFKARCEEYGYGAGQILPHDSYLINLGHPDIDQRQKSLDAFIDELQRCAQLGIDRLNFHPGSHLRQISEEQCLDLIAESLNFALDQTEGVIAVLENTAGQGSNLGYQHEQLAHIIDKVEDKSRIGVCLDTCHAYAGGYDLKNDYVGFIQDFIDVVGLEYLKGMHLNDSKAKLGQRLDRHHSLGQGEIGWSCFAQLMQDTRIDNIPMTLETIDPEIWPQEIAELKRLSGYSVEI